The Drosophila virilis strain 15010-1051.87 unplaced genomic scaffold, Dvir_AGI_RSII-ME tig00001590, whole genome shotgun sequence region tctttatgtgcataacatgaacaaaaaggtacacatacacacgtatCTTTTTGGGCAACCGTTTGTATGTATCCAAAAGtaaaatatagtatataaatgTGTACTTATACTTTATACTTTTATATAGCAGAACCGCTTTTATACAAATGTTTTATAGTTAATTTAGATAGTTTAGAAAATACAATTTGGTGAAGTCTTAAGGCATTACTTTCTtcaatgcaaaaattaatttttaaccaTGTTTATAAGATTGctgttttacatatatatatgaagcaTGGTGAGACCTTTAAATTCAAatcggtcaagatattttgaagaTCCAAGCTAGTTTATCATACTCGTATTTTATCTACGAGCTATCGTTTCTATGGGAAAAAATTTTCGAAGTTAAGAAAGACATGCAAGAAGCATGTTGTAACAagtaaatgccaagtttgttaAGAACATCGAGGGAAAAACAAAAGTCGCTCactcaaaatttaattttcgacctattaTTTCTATGGCATATACATACCTGTAATAGGTAAGCTGATGCAAAAATTCAATAAgcatgaaattgaaaaaagtttaCATAGAAACTAAGACAGACACTCGGCTTGTCGGTTGGTAAAAATCAAGAATATTGATCACAAGAACATTAGTGCTTATCCATTTTGGCATGTCTGACTGATAAGAGTGACAGCTGAACGTGAAGCATCGAGAGCCGAAAGATCAGTGACAGGACGTAGTTCGCCAAGTCCATCATCGCTACGTAGAAAAATTGACGCAAGGGACTGCTTTGCAATTTTTTCTTGATTTGAAGACTATCTATTGTATGCTTAATAATAGGATTGAGGATTGTAAAGATCAAGCTCTTGAGGAGAATACATAATTCATAAATACGCTTTAAGATTAATACCTGTTTTGTGAAAAGCATACACTCAGTAGGTATGCAAAGAACGGCAGAGCGTGGTATAATTCCATTTGTTTATAATTCAACGCCAATGTGAAGGTAAGAGCGGCAATATTGTTTCTGTTACACAGTAACGCAGCGACGGCTAAAGCTAAAAATCCAAGTGATATATTGTTGTACTGAAAGTGTCCATTGTCGATGAGAATTTGCCCCGGGTATATTGCAAGAAGTACAAGCAAATGATGTTTCAAATTTTTCTCAAACGTGAGATCCATGCAAACAGAAATAGCTATTATAGCAggcatataaatcaaaatgtcCGCTGCTAAAACTGTCAGGCGCATAAAACTCTTGTGTTCCTTTGTTTCAATACCCCTACTGGTGTGTAGCTCAACATAGCTGTAATTGAGTAATTTAGCTACACGGCCAGTTAGGTAACTGTGATAAGCTGTAAGAGGCGGATAATCTAAGCCCCAATACTGCAAGTCGTTATGTGTACCATTAGTATACCAATTTTTAACATCTAAATTTGTTGTCACTTCTTGCCAGTGCCGCTGAGCTTCATAATCCCCAAACATCGGCGCTTGGTTAAATCCAGAGTAGGAGTTCATGGATATAATAGATCTTAAGGCCAATCCGCCAAAAATTGCAGCTATCATTTCCGAATACATATTGCCTAATGCAATGCtcttatttttaattagaCATAAATATGCACTTAGTGATGCACCGATTAATGTAATTACGATTTAGTACTcgatatttttaaacaaattttcttGTACCAAATACTCTCGATATTTACTTGGAAGTAATTAAATCGAATGATTGGCCGTCAATCCTTAAAGCATCTTTTCAGTATTACCGATTTTTAAGTGTGGGCCTGTTCTAGCCCATTTCTAAAAGAGGTTTATATGTTGGGAACATCactatttctatatatttttccttTCAAATGTCATATAATATGGCCTCAAAGTAGGGAATCCACTAAACACATTCCTAACAAggtttaaaaatctttatatgcaaaaacataaAGATTGGtaacatttaatattaaaatttcaagaGACCGCTTCTTCGTATGCTGTTTAGGGTAATGATACTTTCATATTTTCCATAACAATCATGCGAACATCTACTTATATTGAAAATGTAACTTTTTTGCagatgtaaaaaaaaatgaagctgCTTGACTTGGACAAGGAAAATATTGTTTACAATAAAAAACGAGTTTAAACAGATGATGTATGCAATGAGTTAGAATTAcagcataaatataattaataaaaatttaaaattaaaaaaaaattatgaagattacaattgaaaaatttattAGACCGCCGCGACAATTGACAAACTGTCTTACTAGACTTGGTCATAATTATTGATTGAA contains the following coding sequences:
- the gny gene encoding probable dolichyl pyrophosphate Man9GlcNAc2 alpha-1,3-glucosyltransferase isoform X3; translation: MYSEMIAAIFGGLALRSIISMNSYSGFNQAPMFGDYEAQRHWQEVTTNLDVKNWYTNGTHNDLQYWGLDYPPLTAYHSYLTGRVAKLLNYSYVELHTSRGIETKEHKSFMRLTVLAADILIYMPAIIAISVCMDLTFEKNLKHHLLVLLAIYPGQILIDNGHFQYNNISLGFLALAVAALLCNRNNIAALTFTLALNYKQMELYHALPFFAYLLSVCFSQNSSLILRLRGVLFLAKRVFNLPSTTTTNSSTKTFDRRCCHVVRAWSPRTHSFEHHQNYCSSDEKVRHRFKKDPASPGRLCRQIP